A single Ziziphus jujuba cultivar Dongzao chromosome 11, ASM3175591v1 DNA region contains:
- the LOC107432450 gene encoding stem-specific protein TSJT1: MLAIFHKAFAHPPEELNSPASYNGSKKPKLPQETLKDFLSRNPQNTFSMTFATAAVLAYIPPQRPSLQQRLFCGCDDIYCIFLGNLNNLCVLNKQYGLSKGSNEAMFLIEAYRTLRDRGPYPADQVLKDMDGSFAFVVYDSKAGTVFAALGSDGGVKLYWGIAGDGSVVISDDLEIIKEGCAKSFAPFPTGCMFHSEGGLMSFEHPMNKMKAMPRIDSEGAMCGANFKVDKYTRVNSIPRVGSEVNWTDWNFN, encoded by the exons atgttaGCGATTTTTCACAAAGCTTTTGCTCACCCACCAGAGGAGCTTAACAGCCCTGCATCCTACAATGGTTCAAAGAAGCCAAAGCTCCCTCAAGAAACCCTCAAAGACTTCCTCTCTCGCAACCCTCAAAACACCTTCTCCATGACCTTTGCCACTGCTGCTGTGCTCGCCTATATCCCACCTCAACGTCCTTCCCTTCAACAGAG GTTGTTCTGTGGGTGTGATGACATATACTGCATCTTCTTGGGGAACTTGAACAACCTTTGCGTACTGAATAAGCAATATGGTCTGTCAAAGGGCTCCAACGAGGCCATGTTTCTCATAGAAGCTTATCGGACCCTCCGAGACCGTGGTCCGTACCCGGCTGATCAGGTCCTCAAGGATATGGATGGAAGCTTTGCATTTGTTGTGTACGACAGCAAGGCTGGTACCGTGTTTGCTGCTCTGGGTTCTGATGGTGGAGTCAAACTGTACTGGGGTATTGCAGGGGATGGTTCTGTTGTAATTTCTGATGATTTGGAGATCATTAAAGAAGGCTGTGCTAAATCCTTTGCTCCTTTCCCAACAG GGTGTATGTTCCACAGTGAAGGTGGTTTGATGAGCTTTGAGCATCCAATGAATAAGATGAAAGCAATGCCTAGGATTGACAGTGAAGGTGCCATGTGTGGAGCCAACTTCAAAGTCGACAAATACACGAGGGTTAACAGCATTCCACGTGTTGGAAGTGAAGTCAATTGGACTGACTGGAACTTTAATTAG
- the LOC107432447 gene encoding uncharacterized protein LOC107432447 isoform X2 yields the protein MSKTGDEEDEDECFYESLDRIVSSSCSCSTSNSDSENDYDNDPNPNPSSDSTSPNYASDHPFPIPKFPMGVSKYDIWISEPSSVSERRSRLLREMGLSGDPSLSRAKPDDNDDHHGLKGSGDLGRSVSSDHLTLQEQRSVGVSGIVRSKSDGGGDQCNCSSSSPTVCSPILSIHSVSTTETGSFVNNHNSQNCIYKSRSGKSNGSPVTDASSPNKPPSGKNSKRMVDEIRSNSISSNLNRESGNRVGGGGEVEEDFDCNGGIDKVKDSSQVCTIRNLDNGKEFVVNEIMEDGTWNKLKEVGTGRQLTLEEFQMCVGHSPIVQELMRRQNVEEGNKDCLDSNVNGGNGGNSKLKKRGSWLRSIKIVASTVTGYKDRRSSDERDTSSEKGGRRSSSATDDSQDVSFHGPEKVKVRYYGKSSKELTGLYKSQEIQAHNGSIWSIKFSLDGKYLASAGEDCVIHVWQVLETERKGDLLMEKTEESNLNLFFVANGSPEPTSMSPSVDNQPEKKRRGRSSISRKSLSLDNIVVPETIFALSEKPVCSFQGHLNDVLDLSWSRSQHLLSSSMDKTVRLWHLSSKSCLKIFSHSDYVTCIQFNPVDDRYFISGSLDAKVRIWSIPDRQVVDWNDLHEMVTAACYTPDGQGALVGSCKGSCRLYDTSENKLQEKSHINLQNKKKKSHHKKITGFQFAPGSSSEVLITSADSRIRVVDGVDLVHKFKGFRNTNSQISAHLTANGRYVVSASEDNHVYIWKHEADSRLSAKKKEADSRPSRSKSVSVTQSYEHFHCQDVTVAAPWPGMGDPWGLQDEEQTELGNNLDEVSTANHPPTPVEEAIGNDGSQSASGCSNSPLHGTISSASNSYFFDRISATWPEEKLLLATRNRSPRVSIDFSNGVGQNMSAWGMVIVTAGFRGEIRTFQNFGLPIRI from the exons ATGAGCAAAACAGGGGACGAAGAGGACGAAGACGAGTGCTTCTACGAGTCCCTCGATCGCATTGTCTCGTCGTCTTGTTCCTGTTCCACTTCCAACTCTGACTCCGAGAACGACTACGACAACGACCCGAACCCGAACCCCAGCTCCGACTCCACTTCCCCCAATTATGCTTCCGACCACCCTTTCCCCATACCCAAATTTCCAATGGGCGTGTCCAAGTACGATATTTGGATCTCCGAGCCTTCCTCTGTATCCGAACGCCGTTCCCGTCTCCTGCGCGAAATGGGTCTCAGCGGTGACCCGTCACTGTCCCGGGCCAAACCCGATGACAACGACGATCACCATGGACTCAAGGGCAGCGGAGACTTGGGAAGATCGGTGTCTTCGGATCACTTGACCCTTCAGGAACAGCGCAGCGTCGGCGTTTCCGGCATCGTCCGATCAAAATCCGACGGCGGTGGTGATCAGTGtaattgttcttcttcttctcctactGTTTGTTCTCCAATTCTTTCAATTCATTCGGTCTCGACGACAGAGACCGGTTCATTTGTAAATAATCATAACAGCCAGAACTGTATTTATAAATCGCGGAGTGGTAAAAGCAATGGATCTCCTGTTACTGATGCCTCTTCGCCCAATAAACCACCCTCAGGGAAGAACAGCAAGAGGATGGTGGATGAGATTCGGAGCAATTCCATTTCTTCGAATTTGAATCGTGAATCTGGGAATAGGGTTGGTGGTGGTGGGGAGGTTGAGGAAGATTTTGATTGCAATGGGGGAATTGACAAGGTCAAAGATTCATCCCAAGTGTGTACCATTAGGAATCTTGATAATGGGAAAGAGTTCGTAGTGAATGAGATTATGGAAGATGGTACTTGGAACAAGCTCAAGGAAGTGGGGACTGGAAGGCAGTTGACGTTGGAGGAGTTTCAGATGTGCGTGGGACATTCTCCGATTGTTCAAGAATTGATGCGGCGGCAGAATGTCGAAGAGGGTAATAAGGATTGCTTGGACTCCAATGTCAATGGAGGAAATGGGGGCAATTCGAAGTTGAAGAAGAGAGGGAGCTGGTTGAGAAGTATAAAGATTGTTGCAAGCACCGTGACTGGTTATAAAGATAGACGGAGCAGCGACGAGAGGGATACCTCGTCGGAGAAAGGCGGCCGGAGGTCGAGCTCTGCCACGGACGATAGTCAAGATGTTTCATTTCATGGACCCGAGAAAGTGAAAGTCAGATATTATGGGAAGTCATCCAAGGAACTTACAGGTCTTTACAAGAGCCAAGAGATTCAGGCCCATAATGGGTCTATATGGAGCATTAAGTTCAGTCTGGATGGGAAGTATCTGGCAAGTGCAGGTGAGGACTGTGTCATTCATGTTTGGCAAGTTCTGGAGACTGAGAGGAAGGGGGACCTGTTGATGGAGAAAACAGAAGAAagtaatttgaatttgttttttgttgctAATGGGTCGCCAGAACCAACTTCGATGTCACCGAGTGTTGACAACCAGCCAGAAAAGAAGAGAAGAGGAAGGTCATCTATTAGCCGTAAATCATTGAGCTTGGATAATATTGTGGTGCCAGAGACCATATTTGCACTATCCGAGAAGCCCGTTTGTTCATTCCAAGGACATCTTAATGATGTGCTTGACCTCTCATGGTCCAGGTCCCAG CATCTGCTCTCATCTTCAATGGACAAAACAGTCCGGCTGTGGCATTTGTCTAGCAAGTCTTGTTTGAAGATCTTTTCACACAGTGACTATG TAACTTGCATCCAGTTTAATCCTGTTGATGATAGATACTTCATTAGTGGATCACTTGATGCTAAAGTTCGCATATGGAGCATCCCTGATCGTCAAGTGGTCGATTGGAATGATCTGCATGAGATGGTCACTGCAGCTTGCTACACGCCAGATGGTCAG GGTGCATTGGTTGGTTCATGCAAAGGAAGCTGCCGGTTATACGATACATCTG AGAATAAATTGCAAGAAAAAAGTCATATTAATCTGcagaacaagaaaaagaaatctcATCACAAAAAAATAACTGGTTTCCAG TTTGCACCAGGGAGTTCATCGGAAGTACTTATCACTTCTGCAGATTCACGAATCAGGGTTGTTGATGGTGTTGATCTGGTTCACAAGTTTAAAG GGTTTCGTAACACAAATAGCCAAATTTCGGCCCACCTCACTGCAAATGGTAGATACGTGGTTTCTGCTAGCGAGGacaatcatgtatatatatggaaacaTGAAGCTGATTCCCgactttcagccaaaaaaaaagaagctgatTCCCGACCCAGCAGGAGCAAAAGTGTAAGTGTCACTCAGTCCTATGAGCACTTCCACTGTCAAGATGTAACAGTGGCCGCCCCTTGGCCTGGGATGGGTGATCCATGGGGTCTACAAGATGAAGAACAAACCGAGCTTGGCAACAATCTCGACGAGGTGTCCACAGCCAATCACCCCCCTACACCTGTTGAGGAGGCCATAGGTAATGACGGTTCACAATCAGCATCCGGCTGTTCTAATAGCCCTCTTCACGGAACCATTTCTAGTGCATCCAACAGTTACTTCTTCGATCGAATCTCGGCTACATGGCCAGAGGAAAAACTTCTTTTAGCAACGAGAAATCGAAGCCCCCGTGTTAGTATTGATTTTAGCAATGGGGTAGGCCAAAATATGTCAGCCTGGGGTATGGTGATCGTAACTGCTGGTTTTCGAGGGGAAATTAGAACTTTCCAAAATTTTGGATTGCCGATTCGGATTTAA
- the LOC107432456 gene encoding uncharacterized protein LOC107432456, whose product MASKLLMITVLIFDIIAFGLAVGAEQRRSTARIVQDSDANYNYCVYDSDISTGLGVGALLFLLVSQVLIMGVSRCFCCGKPLSPGGSRAWAVILFITCWVFFLIAEVCLLAGSVRNAYHTKYKPFYSDTPQHCQTLRKGVFGAGAAFILLNAIVSQFYYVCYSSAREKFQSYGAETGVGLGPYK is encoded by the exons ATGGCTTCAAAGCTGTTGATGATCACAGTCTTAATCTTTGATATCATTGCTTTTGGTTTGGCTGTTGGGGCTGAGCAAAGGAGAAGCACT GCAAGGATTGTTCAGGATTCCGATGCGAATTACAATTATTGTGTCTATGACTCCGACATTTCAACTGGATTGGGTGTTGGTGCATTGTTGTTTCTCTTGGTGAGCCAGGTCCTTATAATGGGGGTAAGCCGGTGCTTCTGCTGTGGGAAGCCATTGAGTCCTGGAGGTTCAAGGGCTTGGGCTGTTATCCTGTTCATAACATGCTG GGTATTTTTCCTCATTGCTGAGGTGTGCTTGCTGGCGGGTTCGGTGAGGAATGCCTACCATACCAAGTACAAGCCCTTCTATAGTGACACCCCACAACATTGCCAGACCTTAAGAAAGGGAGTTTTCGGAGCCGGGGCAGCTTTCATTTTACTCAATGCAATTGTCTCTCAGTTCTACTATGTCTGCTATTCCAGTGCCAGGGAGAAGTTCCAGTCATATGGTGCAGAAACTGGTGTGGGTTTGGGACCCTACAAATAA
- the LOC107432448 gene encoding lanC-like protein GCL2 produces the protein MADRFFPNDMPEFVAEAPLGDTSSSSSSERTEISFTKLLSLPYRTLSDTLKKSAVDLKETVVRETWGLSGKRIQDYTVYTGALGTAFLAFKAYQVTKHPGDLKLCLDIVKACDSTSRDSSRVTFLCGRAGVCALGAVAAKHAGDERLLEHYLKQFKEIKLSNDLPNELLYGRIGFLWASSFLNNHIGINTISHTRMRSVVDEIIKAGKQLAKKGRCPLMYEWHGKKYWGAAHGLAGIMHVLMDMELKPDEVEDVKGTLRYMIKNRFPSGNYPSSEGSESDRLVHWCHGAPGVALTLVKAAEVFGDKDFLQAAKDAGEVVWRRGLLKRVGICHGISGNTYVFLALYRLTGNEEYLYRAKAFTCFLHDRAQILISEGRMHGGDRPYSLFEGVGGMAYLFLDMIEPSKARFPGYEL, from the exons ATGGCTGACCGGTTCTTCCCAAACGACATGCCGGAATTTGTAGCGGAAGCACCGCTAGGCGAcacgtcgtcgtcgtcgtcgtctgAAAGAACTGAAATCTCTTTCACAAAGCTTCTGTCGCTTCCATACAGAACACTCTCCGACACACTCAAAAAGTCGGCTGTGGATCTCAAAGAAACG GTGGTTAGGGAGACATGGGGTTTAAGTGGAAAGCGAATACAAGATTATACTGTCTACACTGGTGCGCTTGGTACTGCTTTCTTGGCCTTCAAAGCTTACCAAGTTACCAAGCATCCTGGTGATCTTAAGTTATGCTTGGATATTGTTAAGGCTTGTGATTCTACTTCAAGAGATTCTAG CCGTGTCACATTCCTTTGTGGGCGAGCTGGCGTTTGTGCTCTTGGTGCTGTTGCAGCAAAGCATGCTGGTGATGAAAGGCTACTCGAGCACTACTTAAAACAGTTCAAAGAG ATCAAACTGTCTAATGATTTGCCAAATGAATTATTATATGGGAGAATAGGATTTTTATGGGCCTCTTCATTCCTAAACAATCATATTGGTATCAACACAATTTCTCATACTCGCATG AGATCGGTTGTGGATGAGATTATAAAGGCTGGTAAACAATTGGCCAAGAAGGGAAGATGCCCATTGATGTATGAGTGGCATGGGAAGAAGTACTGGGGCGCTGCACATGGACTGGCAGGGATTATGCATGTGTTGATGGACATGGAACTGAAACCAGATGAAGTTGAGGATGTCAAAGGCACGCTACGCTACATGATTAAGAACCGTTTCCCTAGTGGGAACTATCCTTCAAGTGAAGGAAGCGAATCTGACCGTCTTGTGCACTGGTGTCATGGTGCTCCTGGAGTTGCTCTTACCCTTGTGAAGGCAGCTGAG gtGTTTGGAGATAAGGATTTTCTGCAAGCTGCTAAGGATGCAGGGGAGGTGGTATGGAGACGAGGTTTGCTAAAGCGAGTTGGAATATGTCATGGCATCAGTGGAAACACCTATGTGTTTCTTGCGCTTTATCGGTTAACAGGTAATGAGGAATATCTATATAGGGCAAAAGCATTTACTTGCTTTCTGCATGATAGAGCACAAATCCTAATTTCAGAGGGAAGGATGCATGGGGGTGATCGGCCCTATTCACTCTTTGAAGGTGTTGGAGGAATGGCTTACCTCTTTCTAGACATGATTGAACCATCTAAGGCCCGGTTTCCTGGTTATGAACTTTAA
- the LOC107432439 gene encoding ribosome biogenesis protein BRX1 homolog 1 has translation MGKKRKHSETAIAVAPAKKKDEAAPERPQRTLFGWKDEKHKNEQLEEEEQEAATHSTPLFRNKEKVLVTCSRRINFRYRHLMLNIVSLLPHCKKDNKVESAESKGATLNELVELRSCSSSLFFECRKHKDLYLWMAKCPNGPSVKFLVNAVHTMEELKLTGNHLKGSRPILTFSSNFDSNAHWKLLKEMLIQIFGTPKLHRKAKPFHDHVFVFSIVDDHIWFRNYQTSVPHNESDKIARGGLDNMTLVEVGPRFCLNPIKIFGGSFGGPTLYENPFYVSPNQIRALEKRQKAGKYAKKVKAKTRRKMHELSNPLEPDEFADMWKE, from the exons ATGGGGAAGAAGAGAAAACACAGTGAGACCGCTATCGCCGTAGCACCGGCGAAGAAGAAGGACGAAGCGGCTCCAGAGAGACCCCAAAGAACGCTTTTTGGGTGGAAGGACGAGAAGCACAAGAATGAAcaacttgaagaagaagaacaagaagcagCAACTCATTCCACACCTCTCTTTAGGAACAAAGAGAAGGTTCTAGTTACCTGTTCCCGCCGCATTAATTTCAG ATATCGGCATTTAATGTTGAATATTGTGTCGCTTTTGCCGCATTGTAAGAAGGATAACAAGGTCGAGTCTGCTGAGAGTAAAGGGGCCACTCTAAATGAGCTTGTGGAGCTTAGAAGTTGTTCGTCCTCTCTGTTTTTCGAG TGCAGGAAACATAAAGATCTTTACCTATGGATGGCAAAATGTCCCAATGGCCCATCTGTTAAATTTTTAGTTAATGCTG TGCACACTATGGAGGAATTGAAGCTTACTGGAAATCACCTAAAAGGTTCGCGACCTATCTTGACGTTTTCATCCAATTTTGATAGCAATGCTCACTGGAAACTTTTGAAGGAGATGCTCATTCAg ATATTTGGAACTCCGAAGCTGCACAGAAAAGCTAAGCCTTTTCATGATCATGTCTTTGTTTTCTCCATTGTTGATGATCATATATGGTTCCGGAACTATCAG ACATCAGTTCCTCATAATGAATCAGATAAAATTGCTCGAGGTGGTCTAGATAACATGACCCTTGTTGAG GTTGGTCCACGGTTTTGTTTGAATCCTATCAAAATATTTGGCGGCAGTTTTGGAGGCCCAACACTCTATGAGAATCCCTTTTACGTATCACCAAACCAG ATTCGGGCGCTTGAGAAACGGCAAAAGGCTGGGAAGTATGCCAAGAAAGTCAAAGCAAAGACTAGGAGGAAGATGCATGAGCTGTCAAACCCATTGGAGCCTGATGAATTTGCTGATATGTGGAAGGAATGA
- the LOC125419323 gene encoding uncharacterized protein LOC125419323 produces the protein MESLSHVCKFRNLQELSIGVGEAVASLVYAASRCGELPELQLMRSLFRDLVGYEFEILNVELLHGNLVDIDLIDNLCINSIPDGEIHILIRDIAKEYFLPVENNFTKQHQNATCGDNNGIGIQASKYETARKMA, from the exons ATGGAGAGCCTTTCCCATGTATGCAAATTTAG AAACCTGCAAGAGTTGTCAATTGGTGTTGGTGAAGCAGTGGCAAGTTTGGTATATGCTGCCTCAAGATGTGGTGAGCTACCGGAGCTACAACTGATGCGAAGCTTATTCAGAGATCTAGTTGGTTAtgagtttgaaattcttaaCGTCGAATTACTACATGGGAATCTTGTGGATATTGATTTAATTGACAATCTATGTATAAACTCCATTCCCGATGGAGAGATACACATATTAATCAGGGATATAGCCAAGGAATATTTTCTTCCTGTGGAAAACAACTTCACAAAGCAACACCAG AATGCAACTTGTGGTGACAACAATGGAATTGGGATACAAGCTTCGAAGTATGAGACAGCAAGGAAAATGGCTTAA
- the LOC107432449 gene encoding protochlorophyllide reductase, chloroplastic has translation MALQAAALVPSAFSVPKEGKCNASFKDSSLFGVSFSEKAEFNSAVLRSKREFDLRTGSVRAQTTATTTPEVTKSAQERKKTLRKGSVIITGASSGLGLATAKSLAESGKWHVIMACRDFLKAERAAKSAGIPKENYSIMHLDLASLDSVRQFVDNFRRSERPLDVLVCNAAVYQPTAKEPSFTAEGFELSVGTNHLGHFLLSRLLLEDLNKSDYPSRRLIIVGSITGNANTLAGNVPPKANLGDLRGLSGGLNGLNSSAMIDGGEFDGAKAYKDSKVCNMLTMQEFHKRYHEDTGITFASLYPGCIATTGLFREHIPLFRLLFPPFQKYITKGYVSEEEAGKRLAQVVSEPSLTKSGVYWSWNKDSASFENQLSQEASDAEKARKVWEVSEKLVGLA, from the exons ATGGCTCTCCAGGCTGCTGCTTTGGTTCCCTCTGCTTTCTCTGTCCCCAAAGAG GGAAAGTGTAATGCATCTTTCAAGGATTCAAGTCTGTTTGGAGTCTCATTCTCAGAAAAAGCTGAATTCAACTCTGCTGTACTCAGGAGCAAG AGAGAATTCGACTTAAGAACTGGGTCTGTTAGAGCCCAGACAACAGCCACAACAACCCCAGAAGTTACCAAGTCTGCACAAGAGAGGAAGAAAACTCTAAGAAAAGGCAGTGTTATCATCACTGGTGCCTCATCTGGTTTGGGTCTAGCTACTGCCAAATCTTTGGCTGAAAGTGGAAAATGGCATGTGATTATGGCTTGTAGGGATTTCCTCAAGGCAGAGAGAGCCGCCAAATCTGCTGGCATTCCAAAAGAAAACTACAGCATTATGCATTTGGACCTTGCCTCCCTTGACAGTGTCCGGCAATTCGTCGATAACTTCAGGCGATCGGAACGGCCACTTGATGTGCTGGTCTGCAATGCTGCTGTTTATCAGCCAACTGCAAAAGAGCCTTCATTCACTGCTGAAGGTTTTGAGCTCAGTGTTGGGACTAACCATCTTGGTCATTTCCTCCTTTCAAGGTTGCTTCTCGAAGACTTGAACAAATCAGATTACCCATCAAGGAGACTTATCATTGTGGGCTCCATTACAG GGAATGCCAACACTTTGGCTGGGAATGTACCTCCAAAGGCTAATCTTGGAGACTTGAGGGGACTTTCAGGAGGCTTAAATGGGCTAAACAGCTCTGCCATGATCGACGGTGGAGAATTCGATGGAGCTAAGGCCTACAAGGACAGCAAAGTATGCAACATGCTCACCATGCAAGAATTCCACAAGCGATATCACGAGGATACCGGAATCACATTCGCTTCCCTATACCCTGGCTGCATTGCTACAACTGGCTTGTTTAGGGAACACATTCCATTGTTCAGGCTTCTGTTCCCGCCATTCCAAAAGTATATCACCAAAGGCTATGTATCAGAAGAAGAAGCAGGGAAAAGACTTGCCCAG GTTGTGAGTGAACCAAGCTTGACAAAGTCGGGTGTTTACTGGAGCTGGAACAAGGACTCTGCTTCGTTTGAAAACCAATTGTCTCAAGAAGCTAGTGATGCAGAGAAGGCTCGCAAGGTGTGGGAAGTCAGTGAGAAGCTTGTGGGTTTGGCCTAA
- the LOC107432447 gene encoding uncharacterized protein LOC107432447 isoform X1, translating into MSKTGDEEDEDECFYESLDRIVSSSCSCSTSNSDSENDYDNDPNPNPSSDSTSPNYASDHPFPIPKFPMGVSKYDIWISEPSSVSERRSRLLREMGLSGDPSLSRAKPDDNDDHHGLKGSGDLGRSVSSDHLTLQEQRSVGVSGIVRSKSDGGGDQCNCSSSSPTVCSPILSIHSVSTTETGSFVNNHNSQNCIYKSRSGKSNGSPVTDASSPNKPPSGKNSKRMVDEIRSNSISSNLNRESGNRVGGGGEVEEDFDCNGGIDKVKDSSQVCTIRNLDNGKEFVVNEIMEDGTWNKLKEVGTGRQLTLEEFQMCVGHSPIVQELMRRQNVEEGNKDCLDSNVNGGNGGNSKLKKRGSWLRSIKIVASTVTGYKDRRSSDERDTSSEKGGRRSSSATDDSQDVSFHGPEKVKVRYYGKSSKELTGLYKSQEIQAHNGSIWSIKFSLDGKYLASAGEDCVIHVWQVLETERKGDLLMEKTEESNLNLFFVANGSPEPTSMSPSVDNQPEKKRRGRSSISRKSLSLDNIVVPETIFALSEKPVCSFQGHLNDVLDLSWSRSQHLLSSSMDKTVRLWHLSSKSCLKIFSHSDYVTCIQFNPVDDRYFISGSLDAKVRIWSIPDRQVVDWNDLHEMVTAACYTPDGQGALVGSCKGSCRLYDTSENKLQEKSHINLQNKKKKSHHKKITGFQLLISFSEQFAPGSSSEVLITSADSRIRVVDGVDLVHKFKGFRNTNSQISAHLTANGRYVVSASEDNHVYIWKHEADSRLSAKKKEADSRPSRSKSVSVTQSYEHFHCQDVTVAAPWPGMGDPWGLQDEEQTELGNNLDEVSTANHPPTPVEEAIGNDGSQSASGCSNSPLHGTISSASNSYFFDRISATWPEEKLLLATRNRSPRVSIDFSNGVGQNMSAWGMVIVTAGFRGEIRTFQNFGLPIRI; encoded by the exons ATGAGCAAAACAGGGGACGAAGAGGACGAAGACGAGTGCTTCTACGAGTCCCTCGATCGCATTGTCTCGTCGTCTTGTTCCTGTTCCACTTCCAACTCTGACTCCGAGAACGACTACGACAACGACCCGAACCCGAACCCCAGCTCCGACTCCACTTCCCCCAATTATGCTTCCGACCACCCTTTCCCCATACCCAAATTTCCAATGGGCGTGTCCAAGTACGATATTTGGATCTCCGAGCCTTCCTCTGTATCCGAACGCCGTTCCCGTCTCCTGCGCGAAATGGGTCTCAGCGGTGACCCGTCACTGTCCCGGGCCAAACCCGATGACAACGACGATCACCATGGACTCAAGGGCAGCGGAGACTTGGGAAGATCGGTGTCTTCGGATCACTTGACCCTTCAGGAACAGCGCAGCGTCGGCGTTTCCGGCATCGTCCGATCAAAATCCGACGGCGGTGGTGATCAGTGtaattgttcttcttcttctcctactGTTTGTTCTCCAATTCTTTCAATTCATTCGGTCTCGACGACAGAGACCGGTTCATTTGTAAATAATCATAACAGCCAGAACTGTATTTATAAATCGCGGAGTGGTAAAAGCAATGGATCTCCTGTTACTGATGCCTCTTCGCCCAATAAACCACCCTCAGGGAAGAACAGCAAGAGGATGGTGGATGAGATTCGGAGCAATTCCATTTCTTCGAATTTGAATCGTGAATCTGGGAATAGGGTTGGTGGTGGTGGGGAGGTTGAGGAAGATTTTGATTGCAATGGGGGAATTGACAAGGTCAAAGATTCATCCCAAGTGTGTACCATTAGGAATCTTGATAATGGGAAAGAGTTCGTAGTGAATGAGATTATGGAAGATGGTACTTGGAACAAGCTCAAGGAAGTGGGGACTGGAAGGCAGTTGACGTTGGAGGAGTTTCAGATGTGCGTGGGACATTCTCCGATTGTTCAAGAATTGATGCGGCGGCAGAATGTCGAAGAGGGTAATAAGGATTGCTTGGACTCCAATGTCAATGGAGGAAATGGGGGCAATTCGAAGTTGAAGAAGAGAGGGAGCTGGTTGAGAAGTATAAAGATTGTTGCAAGCACCGTGACTGGTTATAAAGATAGACGGAGCAGCGACGAGAGGGATACCTCGTCGGAGAAAGGCGGCCGGAGGTCGAGCTCTGCCACGGACGATAGTCAAGATGTTTCATTTCATGGACCCGAGAAAGTGAAAGTCAGATATTATGGGAAGTCATCCAAGGAACTTACAGGTCTTTACAAGAGCCAAGAGATTCAGGCCCATAATGGGTCTATATGGAGCATTAAGTTCAGTCTGGATGGGAAGTATCTGGCAAGTGCAGGTGAGGACTGTGTCATTCATGTTTGGCAAGTTCTGGAGACTGAGAGGAAGGGGGACCTGTTGATGGAGAAAACAGAAGAAagtaatttgaatttgttttttgttgctAATGGGTCGCCAGAACCAACTTCGATGTCACCGAGTGTTGACAACCAGCCAGAAAAGAAGAGAAGAGGAAGGTCATCTATTAGCCGTAAATCATTGAGCTTGGATAATATTGTGGTGCCAGAGACCATATTTGCACTATCCGAGAAGCCCGTTTGTTCATTCCAAGGACATCTTAATGATGTGCTTGACCTCTCATGGTCCAGGTCCCAG CATCTGCTCTCATCTTCAATGGACAAAACAGTCCGGCTGTGGCATTTGTCTAGCAAGTCTTGTTTGAAGATCTTTTCACACAGTGACTATG TAACTTGCATCCAGTTTAATCCTGTTGATGATAGATACTTCATTAGTGGATCACTTGATGCTAAAGTTCGCATATGGAGCATCCCTGATCGTCAAGTGGTCGATTGGAATGATCTGCATGAGATGGTCACTGCAGCTTGCTACACGCCAGATGGTCAG GGTGCATTGGTTGGTTCATGCAAAGGAAGCTGCCGGTTATACGATACATCTG AGAATAAATTGCAAGAAAAAAGTCATATTAATCTGcagaacaagaaaaagaaatctcATCACAAAAAAATAACTGGTTTCCAG TTGCTGATCAGTTTCAGTGAACAGTTTGCACCAGGGAGTTCATCGGAAGTACTTATCACTTCTGCAGATTCACGAATCAGGGTTGTTGATGGTGTTGATCTGGTTCACAAGTTTAAAG GGTTTCGTAACACAAATAGCCAAATTTCGGCCCACCTCACTGCAAATGGTAGATACGTGGTTTCTGCTAGCGAGGacaatcatgtatatatatggaaacaTGAAGCTGATTCCCgactttcagccaaaaaaaaagaagctgatTCCCGACCCAGCAGGAGCAAAAGTGTAAGTGTCACTCAGTCCTATGAGCACTTCCACTGTCAAGATGTAACAGTGGCCGCCCCTTGGCCTGGGATGGGTGATCCATGGGGTCTACAAGATGAAGAACAAACCGAGCTTGGCAACAATCTCGACGAGGTGTCCACAGCCAATCACCCCCCTACACCTGTTGAGGAGGCCATAGGTAATGACGGTTCACAATCAGCATCCGGCTGTTCTAATAGCCCTCTTCACGGAACCATTTCTAGTGCATCCAACAGTTACTTCTTCGATCGAATCTCGGCTACATGGCCAGAGGAAAAACTTCTTTTAGCAACGAGAAATCGAAGCCCCCGTGTTAGTATTGATTTTAGCAATGGGGTAGGCCAAAATATGTCAGCCTGGGGTATGGTGATCGTAACTGCTGGTTTTCGAGGGGAAATTAGAACTTTCCAAAATTTTGGATTGCCGATTCGGATTTAA